A stretch of Phragmites australis chromosome 12, lpPhrAust1.1, whole genome shotgun sequence DNA encodes these proteins:
- the LOC133887533 gene encoding F-box protein At5g07610-like, translated as MPRRVRFSELPDDLVAGILARLPPRQVTRARFVCRRWRALTTDHHFLRTALAFSRRAGQACSGGFFLNEQFGIRHQYFPFPFPLDRDHEAEDGLAAAPTPDLAFIPNAAPSANPGGGSGNVHVSSSCNGLLLLLCWPPHGQVAHYICNPLTRELAPIPIPNANGLPHCLNLAFDPSISRHYKVVALGYMYGIHVYSSETRHWRTAIHRDRSDGLFVGIRSLRGVFWNGSIVWTVAHSLIRFVIDGEYLTVMPMPPKKKKGWICAYIGESGGHLQMIGYTKEEKLTACFDVLEMQGDQSEWLLLYRIDLGRVKELYPGIERPTWDTQWHQHKIIDYLALSPVYVVRGTGDAGQRGVLMFSVPGKIMSYNMEDQRISVIQEVMSSGRDVLPPYRLEHPWCRALICCLNS; from the exons ATGCCTAGAAGGGTGCGCTTCTCCGAGCTCCCCGACGACCTCGTCGCTGGCATCCTCGCCCGGCTGCCCCCCCGGCAGGTCACCCGCGCGCGGTTCGTCTGCCGGCGCTGGCGCGCCCTCACGACGGATCACCACTTCCTCCGTACCGCCTTGGCCTTCTCGCGGCGCGCCGGCCAGGCCTGCTCCGGCGGGTTCTTCCTCAACGAGCAGTTCGGCATCAGGCACCAGtacttccccttccccttccccctcGACCGGGACCACGAGGCGGAGGACGGCCTCGCCGCTGCCCCCACCCCTGACCTCGCCTTCATCCCCAACGCTGCCCCGTCCGCGAACCCAGGGGGCGGCAGTGGCAACGTCCATGTCTCGAGCTCCTGCAACGGGCTCCTCCTGCTACTCTGCTGGCCGCCGCACGGCCAAGTGGCGCACTACATCTGCAACCCGCTGACCAGGGAGCTCGCCCCGATCCCCATTCCGAACGCGAACGGGCTCCCGCACTGCCTTAACCTCGCCTTCGACCCCTCTATCTCGCGGCATTACAAGGTCGTCGCGCTCGGCTACATGTACGGCATCCACGTCTACTCTTCCGAGACGCGGCACTGGCGGACAGCCATCCATCGGGATCGCTCCGACGGCCTGTTTGTCGGGATCCGCTCCCTCCGCGGTGTCTTTTGGAATGGCTCGATCGTATGGACGGTGGCGCATTCCCTGATCCGCTTTGTTATCGACGGAGAATATCTTACAGTGATGCCGATGCcgccaaagaagaagaaaggatggATTTGTGCCTATATTGGGGAGTCAGGTGGCCATCTTCAGATGATTGGTTACACAAAGGAGGAAAAGCTCACTGCTTGCTTTGACGTCCTAGAGATGCAGGGTGATCAGTCCGAGTGGTTGCTTTTGTATCGCATTGACCTCGGTCGAGTGAAAGAATTGTATCCTGGGATCGAAAGGCCGACGTGGGATACCCAGTGGCATCAGCACAAGATAATTGACTACCTCGCACTTTCACCAGTCTATGTCGTTCGAGGAACTGGGGATGCTGGGCAGCGTGGGGTGTTAATGTTCAGCGTACCTGGGAAGATCATGTCGTACAACATGGAGGACCAGAGAATTTCAGTGATTCAAGAAGTTATGAGCTCTGGTAGAGATGTGCTGCCACCATACCGCTTGGAGCATCCTTG GTGCAGAGCACTCATTTGCTGTCTGAATTCCTGA